From one Caldichromatium japonicum genomic stretch:
- a CDS encoding RNA-guided endonuclease InsQ/TnpB family protein, whose translation MQRLQAFKFELKPNGDQARDLRRFAGSCRFVYNRALALQQERYATGEKKLGYFGLSKLLTEWRNSTETAWLADVPVHPLRQSLKDLDQAYANFFAKRADAPRFKKKGQSDSFRYSDSEKIKLDQANSRIFLPKLGWLRYRNSREVLGVVKNVTVSQSGGKWFVSIQTEREVERPIPQGGAVGIDMGIVRFATLSDGTVYAPLNSFKRHETRLRKAQQALSRKVKFSNNWKKAKARVQRIHSRIRNARRDFLHKTSTAISKNHAMVCIEDLQVGNMTKSAAGTIAQPGRNVRGKSGLNKSILDQGWFEFRRQLDYKLAWRGGWLIAVPPQNTSRTCPCCGHVSADNRQTQDRFECVECGFEENADVVGAINVLRAGHGRRFCRDV comes from the coding sequence ATGCAACGGCTTCAAGCCTTCAAATTTGAGTTGAAGCCCAACGGCGATCAGGCGCGCGACCTGCGCCGCTTCGCGGGGTCGTGCCGCTTCGTCTACAACCGGGCGCTGGCGTTGCAACAGGAGCGGTACGCGACCGGCGAAAAGAAGCTTGGCTATTTTGGACTGAGCAAGCTACTTACCGAGTGGCGCAACAGCACGGAGACGGCGTGGCTGGCTGATGTCCCGGTTCATCCCTTGCGGCAGTCTCTCAAGGATCTGGACCAGGCCTACGCCAACTTTTTCGCCAAGCGCGCGGACGCGCCGCGCTTCAAGAAGAAAGGGCAATCCGACAGTTTCCGTTACTCCGATTCGGAAAAAATCAAACTCGACCAGGCCAACAGCCGTATCTTCCTGCCGAAACTTGGCTGGCTGAGGTATCGCAACAGCCGTGAGGTGCTTGGCGTGGTGAAGAACGTCACCGTGAGCCAGTCCGGCGGCAAGTGGTTCGTGAGTATCCAGACCGAGCGCGAGGTAGAGCGGCCCATCCCGCAGGGTGGCGCAGTTGGCATCGACATGGGCATTGTCCGCTTCGCCACCTTGAGCGACGGGACGGTCTACGCCCCGCTCAATAGTTTCAAGCGGCATGAGACGCGCTTGCGCAAGGCGCAACAGGCGCTCTCCCGCAAGGTGAAATTCAGCAACAACTGGAAGAAGGCGAAAGCCAGAGTCCAGCGCATTCATTCCCGCATCCGTAATGCCCGCCGCGACTTCCTACATAAGACCTCGACCGCGATCAGCAAAAACCACGCGATGGTGTGTATCGAGGACTTGCAGGTAGGGAACATGACCAAGTCGGCGGCTGGGACAATCGCACAGCCGGGCAGAAACGTTCGGGGCAAGTCTGGCCTAAACAAGTCCATTCTCGACCAGGGCTGGTTTGAGTTTCGCCGGCAACTGGACTACAAGCTGGCATGGCGGGGTGGCTGGCTCATTGCCGTGCCGCCGCAAAACACAAGCCGCACCTGCCCGTGCTGCGGCCATGTGTCGGCGGACAACCGCCAGACGCAAGATCGGTTCGAGTGCGTGGAATGCGGTTTTGAGGAAAACGCCGATGTGGTCGGCGCGATCAATGTGCTAAGGGCGGGACACGGCAGACGCTTCTGTCGGGATGTGTGA
- the bluB gene encoding 5,6-dimethylbenzimidazole synthase, which translates to MSLINHRYPDPEIAAIERVIRERRDMRHFLSDPLPEGLLARLLEAAHLGPSVGYMQPWRFIRITDPNLRQRIHDLVEAERQATARALPSRNAEFLEVKIEGIGECAELLVVALMPGRERHLIGRRTLPEMDVASVGCAIQNMWLLARAEGVGLGWVSFFDPDALAELLQMPAGARPLAILCLGYVPDFYPRPMFEDAGWGRRLPLAEVLFENAWPPEAGGTPTSY; encoded by the coding sequence ATGAGCCTGATAAATCACCGCTATCCTGACCCAGAGATCGCCGCCATCGAGCGCGTCATCCGCGAGCGGCGCGACATGCGCCATTTTCTGTCCGACCCCTTGCCTGAAGGTTTGCTTGCGCGTTTGCTCGAGGCGGCGCATCTCGGCCCCTCGGTCGGTTATATGCAGCCATGGCGTTTTATCCGGATCACAGACCCCAATCTGCGTCAGCGCATCCATGACCTGGTCGAGGCCGAGCGTCAGGCGACCGCCCGCGCTCTGCCCAGCCGGAATGCTGAGTTTCTGGAGGTCAAGATCGAAGGGATTGGCGAATGCGCCGAGCTTCTGGTCGTCGCCCTGATGCCTGGGCGCGAGCGACACCTGATCGGGCGGCGCACCCTGCCGGAGATGGACGTCGCCTCGGTCGGCTGCGCCATCCAGAACATGTGGCTGTTGGCGCGGGCTGAGGGGGTGGGGCTGGGGTGGGTCTCGTTCTTCGATCCAGACGCCCTGGCCGAGCTCTTGCAGATGCCCGCTGGCGCGCGCCCGCTCGCGATCCTCTGTCTCGGCTATGTGCCGGACTTCTATCCCCGCCCGATGTTCGAGGACGCAGGCTGGGGCAGACGGCTGCCGCTTGCCGAGGTTCTATTCGAGAATGCCTGGCCGCCCGAGGCGGGCGGTACACCGACGAGCTATTGA
- a CDS encoding CreA family protein, protein MRQTLILALLALPLGHVWAEQIGSVSTKFKWVGPNDKIVVEVFQDEDLPGVVCYLSRAKTGGVSGAVGVAEDTSDASIDCTQTGPIALPEDIRSGKRNGEEVFKKRTSLLFKTLQVVRFYDAPRNALVYLTYSDRLIEGSPKNSVSAVVIRPWATPAQ, encoded by the coding sequence ATGCGGCAAACCTTGATACTCGCGCTGCTTGCCCTGCCGCTTGGCCATGTCTGGGCAGAGCAGATCGGCAGCGTCTCGACCAAATTCAAATGGGTAGGACCCAACGACAAGATCGTGGTCGAGGTCTTTCAGGACGAGGATCTCCCCGGTGTGGTCTGTTATCTGAGCCGTGCCAAGACCGGAGGGGTTTCGGGTGCAGTCGGGGTCGCCGAGGATACATCCGATGCCTCGATCGACTGTACCCAGACCGGCCCGATCGCCCTGCCCGAAGACATCCGCTCGGGCAAGCGCAATGGCGAGGAGGTCTTCAAGAAACGCACCTCCCTTCTGTTCAAGACCTTGCAGGTGGTGCGTTTTTATGACGCCCCGCGTAATGCCTTGGTTTATCTCACCTACAGCGACCGGCTGATCGAGGGTTCACCCAAGAACAGCGTCTCCGCCGTGGTCATCCGGCCCTGGGCTACTCCGGCTCAATAG
- a CDS encoding protoporphyrinogen/coproporphyrinogen oxidase, giving the protein MSQAFDHIVIGAGISGLGAAHLSARKGFKTLVLEASERIGGCIHSLSFAALGGFWVEAGGHTCFNSYGNLLSILDDLGLTQEVKPKPSLSYKLWRDGQRCSILSALHPLEALGSLPRIFKEPKAGRNVRDYYSAILGSRNYQDLLRHAFQAVICQPADDYPAEVLFRRKPRRKDVVKAFTFDRGISTIPEAIAAQNGLEVRTGQRIERIERHAAGFQVELADGQILDAAYLTLAVPPDAAAQLLPRGFEALRDLVARIPMSELETLVLVFRREDLKALKPFAGLIGVEAPFYSAVSRDFLPDGGYRGLAFHFRPVALTLEEQLQVACAALGVGPEQVIAKQRVHNRLPALRAGHLGLVEQIDRALAGERLGMTGNWFIGISMEDALTRSRLEHRRLFGG; this is encoded by the coding sequence ATGAGCCAAGCATTCGATCATATTGTCATCGGCGCCGGCATCAGCGGTCTGGGCGCCGCCCACCTTTCGGCCCGCAAGGGATTCAAGACCCTGGTGCTCGAGGCCAGCGAACGGATCGGCGGCTGTATCCACAGCCTGAGTTTCGCTGCGCTCGGCGGCTTTTGGGTCGAGGCAGGGGGGCACACCTGCTTCAACAGCTACGGCAATCTGCTTTCGATCCTCGATGACCTAGGGCTCACCCAGGAAGTCAAACCCAAACCGAGCTTGAGCTACAAGCTTTGGAGGGACGGCCAGCGCTGCTCGATCCTCTCTGCCCTGCATCCGCTGGAGGCGCTCGGGTCCTTGCCGCGGATCTTTAAGGAGCCCAAGGCAGGGCGTAATGTGCGCGATTATTACAGCGCGATCCTTGGGTCGCGCAATTATCAGGACCTGCTACGCCATGCCTTTCAGGCGGTCATCTGCCAGCCGGCGGATGATTATCCCGCCGAGGTCTTGTTTCGGCGCAAGCCGCGGCGCAAGGATGTAGTCAAGGCGTTCACCTTTGACCGCGGGATCTCGACCATCCCCGAGGCCATCGCTGCGCAAAATGGACTCGAGGTGCGTACCGGTCAGCGGATCGAGCGGATCGAGCGGCACGCTGCAGGCTTTCAAGTCGAGCTTGCGGACGGACAAATACTCGATGCCGCCTATCTGACCCTGGCCGTCCCGCCCGATGCCGCTGCCCAGTTGCTGCCTCGCGGTTTTGAAGCGCTGCGCGATCTCGTCGCACGCATCCCGATGTCTGAACTTGAGACCCTGGTCCTGGTCTTTCGCCGCGAAGACCTCAAAGCTCTCAAGCCCTTCGCCGGACTGATCGGGGTGGAGGCACCCTTCTATTCGGCGGTCTCGCGCGATTTTCTGCCGGATGGGGGCTATCGCGGCCTGGCCTTCCATTTCCGGCCCGTGGCCTTGACACTCGAGGAACAGCTACAGGTTGCCTGTGCCGCCCTAGGGGTTGGGCCTGAGCAGGTCATCGCTAAGCAAAGGGTCCACAACCGCCTGCCTGCGCTGCGCGCCGGACATCTCGGCCTGGTTGAACAGATCGACCGAGCGCTCGCTGGAGAGCGCCTGGGGATGACCGGCAACTGGTTCATCGGGATCTCGATGGAGGATGCCTTGACACGCAGCCGGTTAGAGCATCGGCGTCTATTTGGGGGCTGA
- a CDS encoding Tll0287-like domain-containing protein yields MPALASADDPLIEEAKALIKEFAGQLQSELKSAIQANGPVQAIAVCKERAPAIAAELSESSGWEIGRTSLKVRNAALNSPDDWEIQVLQSFEERKAAGEPVEQLSFAEIIQGEDGGVFRLMKAIPTQDLCLACHGDHVSEPVLKALAEYYPQDQARGFKAGDIRGAFSLAKPLAE; encoded by the coding sequence ATGCCGGCCTTGGCCTCAGCCGATGACCCGCTGATCGAAGAGGCCAAGGCGCTGATCAAGGAGTTTGCGGGTCAGCTTCAGTCCGAGCTCAAATCAGCGATCCAGGCCAATGGTCCGGTCCAGGCGATCGCGGTCTGTAAGGAACGTGCCCCAGCTATTGCGGCTGAGCTCTCTGAATCCAGCGGTTGGGAGATTGGACGTACGAGCCTGAAGGTGCGCAATGCCGCACTCAACAGTCCAGATGACTGGGAAATCCAGGTTTTACAGTCGTTTGAAGAGCGGAAAGCAGCAGGTGAGCCCGTCGAACAGCTCAGCTTTGCCGAGATCATCCAAGGCGAGGATGGGGGGGTGTTTCGCTTGATGAAGGCGATCCCCACCCAGGACCTCTGCCTGGCCTGCCACGGCGACCATGTGAGCGAGCCGGTGCTCAAGGCGCTCGCTGAGTATTATCCCCAGGATCAGGCGCGCGGGTTTAAAGCCGGGGATATCCGCGGTGCCTTTAGCCTCGCCAAACCCCTAGCCGAGTGA